A genomic stretch from Desulfotignum balticum DSM 7044 includes:
- a CDS encoding nucleotidyl transferase AbiEii/AbiGii toxin family protein has protein sequence MTSRQNISASVKQRLLNRSKKDNRSFNELLQYYAMERFLYRLSLSSHAQHYILKGALMLRVWKSPEFRSTMDIDMLGKTGNEEANIIVQICDILAVEVDPDGLVFDSESIRTERITEDADYEGIRVRFSGFLGTARISMQMDIGFGDIIYPEPEKAELPCMLDFPAPSLLCYSRESAIAEKFEAMVKLGHLNSRMKDFYDIWLLSRQFRFELSNLAEAVKLTFKQRGTELNYPIEAFSSDFISSRGSMWAVFHKRLKQDHVPASFQDIVTEVESFLAPVIKGDSEEKEWTPAGSWS, from the coding sequence ATGACTTCGCGCCAAAACATATCAGCTTCGGTAAAACAACGTCTCCTCAATCGGTCGAAAAAAGACAACAGATCTTTTAATGAACTTCTTCAGTATTATGCAATGGAGCGCTTTCTGTACCGGCTTTCCCTGTCAAGCCATGCACAACACTACATCCTGAAAGGGGCACTCATGCTCCGGGTTTGGAAGTCGCCGGAGTTCAGGTCGACCATGGATATTGATATGCTTGGCAAGACAGGGAATGAAGAGGCAAATATCATCGTACAAATTTGTGATATCCTTGCTGTTGAAGTTGATCCTGATGGACTGGTTTTTGATTCGGAATCGATCCGGACTGAACGAATAACCGAGGATGCTGATTATGAAGGGATCAGAGTAAGATTCAGCGGTTTCTTAGGAACAGCCAGAATCAGCATGCAGATGGATATTGGTTTCGGAGACATAATCTATCCGGAACCTGAAAAGGCAGAGCTGCCATGTATGTTGGATTTCCCGGCACCATCGTTACTATGTTACAGCCGGGAAAGTGCTATTGCAGAAAAATTTGAGGCAATGGTAAAGCTTGGTCACCTGAACAGCCGAATGAAGGATTTTTATGATATTTGGCTGTTATCACGTCAGTTCCGATTTGAACTCAGTAATCTTGCAGAGGCTGTAAAGCTTACATTTAAACAGCGAGGGACAGAATTAAACTATCCTATCGAGGCTTTTTCATCAGATTTCATATCTTCACGCGGAAGTATGTGGGCCGTCTTCCATAAACGCTTGAAGCAAGATCATGTTCCTGCTTCGTTCCAAGACATTGTCACTGAGGTTGAATCGTTTTTAGCGCCGGTGATCAAGGGAGACTCTGAAGAAAAAGAGTGGACACCGGCAGGTTCATGGTCGTGA
- the abiEi gene encoding type IV toxin-antitoxin system AbiEi family antitoxin, whose amino-acid sequence MDKQTAIKVLTAWDEAGRYVFTRHDLAKLFLDDSAKTLQEAVNRLVKDGWLRRACRGIYVYSLARSMDSHTVERIAVALRRGEYNYLSLESVLSEYGAISQIPVDRLTVMTTGRKGLYRTPWGTIEFTHTKRATSNILASIRNVGRPLRLATPMAAWRDLKRVGRNTHLVDEEALTDD is encoded by the coding sequence ATGGACAAACAAACAGCAATCAAGGTGTTGACCGCGTGGGATGAGGCGGGGCGTTATGTATTTACGCGCCATGATCTCGCCAAGCTTTTTTTGGATGACAGTGCCAAAACCCTTCAGGAGGCGGTGAATCGGCTGGTGAAGGATGGCTGGTTGCGACGGGCCTGCCGGGGGATTTATGTGTATTCCCTGGCGCGCAGCATGGACAGCCACACGGTTGAGCGGATTGCCGTGGCACTGCGCCGCGGGGAATACAACTACCTCAGCCTGGAATCCGTGCTTTCCGAATACGGTGCCATTTCACAAATTCCGGTCGATCGCCTCACGGTTATGACAACGGGCCGTAAAGGATTATACCGCACCCCCTGGGGTACCATTGAGTTCACCCATACCAAACGGGCCACATCCAATATTCTTGCCAGTATTCGCAATGTCGGCCGCCCCCTGCGGCTGGCAACCCCGATGGCCGCATGGCGGGACTTGAAGCGGGTTGGCCGCAATACCCATCTGGTGGACGAGGAGGCGCTGACCGATGATTGA
- a CDS encoding type II toxin-antitoxin system VapC family toxin, which yields MFLLDTNIVSYWMRGDSRVIRKIKAHTPAELFLSTITLAEILYGIEKSPVKKEERKEKIHQIISVLGMYAFDEAAAQEYAVIRAQLEREGRVISERDTQIASIAMANRLTVVTHNVREFCRVDRLNVQDWV from the coding sequence ATGTTTCTGCTTGATACGAATATTGTCAGTTACTGGATGCGCGGAGATAGTCGCGTGATCCGGAAAATCAAGGCACATACGCCAGCTGAGCTGTTTTTGTCCACCATTACCCTGGCTGAAATATTGTATGGAATAGAAAAATCGCCGGTCAAAAAAGAAGAACGAAAAGAGAAGATTCATCAGATAATATCTGTACTGGGTATGTACGCTTTTGATGAAGCAGCTGCCCAGGAATATGCAGTTATCCGGGCGCAACTTGAAAGAGAAGGCAGGGTAATCAGTGAACGGGATACCCAGATTGCATCCATCGCCATGGCAAACAGGCTTACTGTTGTGACACATAATGTGCGGGAATTTTGCCGGGTTGATCGATTGAATGTTCAGGATTGGGTGTGA
- a CDS encoding DUF3368 domain-containing protein, which yields MPEKGWYFDTVSLCNFLFSRADSLLKIRYHKRGFITWEVYDEICAGFVKYPALQRLEILLNDKTLTLVSLSDQARQLYSNLIIHLGKGEASCLAMAKVSDRIVVTDDRSARQQCNHSHIPFTGTIGILKACVRDGVIELNQADIYLDKMIKQGFYSPVRSISEII from the coding sequence ATGCCTGAAAAAGGCTGGTATTTTGATACTGTTTCCCTCTGTAATTTTTTATTCTCCAGGGCTGATTCACTTTTAAAAATAAGATATCACAAACGCGGATTTATCACTTGGGAAGTATATGATGAAATATGTGCGGGATTTGTTAAATATCCGGCACTGCAAAGGCTTGAAATATTACTCAATGATAAGACATTGACACTTGTTTCTTTATCAGATCAGGCCAGGCAATTATATTCCAATCTGATTATCCATTTAGGCAAGGGCGAGGCATCATGTCTTGCTATGGCAAAAGTATCCGACAGAATTGTAGTAACCGATGATCGTTCAGCAAGACAACAATGTAATCATTCACATATCCCGTTCACTGGAACCATCGGTATATTGAAGGCCTGTGTGAGAGATGGTGTAATAGAGTTAAACCAGGCTGATATTTATCTTGATAAGATGATCAAACAAGGATTCTATTCTCCGGTTCGAAGCATATCTGAAATCATTTGA
- a CDS encoding type II toxin-antitoxin system PemK/MazF family toxin: protein MTTFKRGDIALVFFPNSDLRTGKKRPVLIVDSDDLATGLPQRIVAMVSSNLQRANHPSRVLIRLDSEEGQCSGLLFDSVIMTESVA from the coding sequence ATGACAACCTTTAAGCGAGGTGACATCGCTTTGGTGTTCTTTCCGAATTCGGATTTGAGGACGGGTAAGAAACGTCCGGTTCTCATTGTGGATTCGGACGATTTGGCTACGGGTCTTCCTCAACGTATTGTGGCCATGGTCAGCAGTAATTTACAGCGGGCCAACCACCCCAGCCGGGTGTTGATACGTCTTGACAGCGAAGAGGGGCAATGTTCGGGTTTGCTTTTCGACTCAGTGATCATGACGGAATCTGTTGCCTGA
- a CDS encoding ATP-binding protein, producing the protein MARNNKETLLNINLERYPELAPIFSGKDPTEIIQQLEFLPNMGEINKNALLFLDEIQAVPEAIAALRYFYEDKPEIPVICAGSLLEFVLSDHSFSMPVGRIQYLHMGSMTFTEFLDAVGEEKLASFIMHYTPDQKIGEIVHNRLSSLLRSYYYIGGMPEAIAVFADSHCSGLPLQADLEEKVYKTLFLDVGLMNAVCGLNWHIVSQMDDIKLINEGAIAEQFIGQHLQHLLADSPNRDLTYWLREGRSSNAELDFVIGIAGSIIPIEVKAGPTGKLKSLHQFMGQKKAPFAIRFDSSLPSVHQIKTVINIGKERKDVNYPLISLPLYLIERLEFIVEDYLEHHP; encoded by the coding sequence ATTGCCAGAAACAATAAAGAAACGTTGCTGAATATCAATTTAGAACGTTATCCTGAATTAGCACCGATATTTTCAGGTAAAGATCCAACTGAAATTATTCAGCAGCTTGAATTTTTACCAAACATGGGAGAAATCAATAAAAATGCACTCCTTTTCCTGGATGAAATCCAGGCTGTTCCCGAGGCAATTGCTGCATTACGTTATTTTTATGAAGACAAACCGGAAATTCCGGTGATATGCGCAGGCTCTCTGCTTGAGTTTGTCTTAAGTGATCATTCCTTTTCCATGCCGGTTGGAAGAATACAATATCTGCACATGGGCTCCATGACGTTTACAGAATTTTTAGATGCGGTGGGTGAGGAAAAACTGGCATCCTTTATCATGCACTATACCCCGGATCAAAAAATTGGTGAAATTGTACACAATCGTTTATCAAGTTTATTACGTTCCTATTATTATATTGGAGGCATGCCCGAAGCAATAGCAGTTTTTGCAGACAGCCATTGCTCAGGCCTTCCCCTGCAGGCTGATCTTGAAGAAAAAGTGTATAAAACCCTTTTTCTCGATGTCGGTTTGATGAATGCCGTTTGCGGTTTGAACTGGCACATAGTCTCTCAAATGGATGATATAAAATTGATAAATGAAGGTGCCATTGCCGAACAGTTTATAGGGCAGCACTTGCAGCATCTGCTTGCAGATTCTCCAAACAGGGACTTAACATACTGGTTGCGTGAGGGCCGCTCATCCAATGCAGAATTAGATTTTGTTATCGGGATTGCAGGCAGCATAATTCCCATAGAGGTAAAAGCAGGACCTACTGGAAAATTAAAGTCTTTGCACCAGTTTATGGGACAAAAAAAAGCACCATTTGCTATTCGGTTTGATTCATCCTTACCATCTGTTCATCAAATAAAGACAGTTATTAATATCGGTAAAGAGCGCAAGGATGTAAACTATCCATTAATTTCACTGCCGTTATATCTAATTGAACGCCTGGAATTTATTGTTGAGGACTATTTGGAACATCATCCATAA
- a CDS encoding VanZ family protein: MKYRVLLFLYLAFLVVMVVVPLGGLNTTLSDTFLFQLRLDYLVHAVVFAPLVVLWRLGFTRHPLWLIILTGLALAAGLEGVQYVLPYRSWNVNDALGNTVGVVMGSALVGVMKRWGQVWVVGLLGME; this comes from the coding sequence ATGAAATATCGGGTTTTGTTGTTCTTGTATCTGGCGTTTCTGGTGGTGATGGTGGTGGTGCCCCTGGGCGGTTTGAATACCACCCTGTCAGATACTTTTTTGTTTCAACTGCGGCTGGATTATCTGGTTCATGCGGTGGTGTTTGCGCCGCTGGTGGTGTTGTGGCGGTTGGGCTTTACCCGCCATCCCCTGTGGCTGATAATACTGACGGGCCTGGCCCTGGCTGCGGGGTTGGAGGGGGTGCAGTATGTGTTGCCTTATCGGAGCTGGAATGTGAATGATGCTCTGGGGAATACGGTGGGGGTGGTGATGGGAAGTGCTCTGGTGGGGGTGATGAAAAGGTGGGGGCAGGTTTGGGTTGTTGGGTTGTTGGGGATGGAGTGA
- a CDS encoding type IV toxin-antitoxin system AbiEi family antitoxin domain-containing protein encodes MINKKNKSSACEKARQVIRKGGGMIKTSEAIQAGIHPRTLYQLRDMGDLVQISRGIYRLAEIEGVSNPDFVIVATRIPISVICLISALSFHEITTQIPHEVSVAIPKDSKPPVILYPPMQFHKFSPESFQAGVESHQIDGVTVKVYSPEKTLADCFKFRNKIGMDVVLEALKLYKSRMKFDHKKILEYAKICRVDKIVLPYLEANI; translated from the coding sequence ATGATCAATAAGAAAAATAAGAGCAGCGCCTGTGAAAAGGCCAGACAGGTCATTCGCAAAGGCGGAGGGATGATTAAAACATCTGAGGCGATTCAGGCCGGAATACATCCCAGAACGCTTTATCAACTGCGGGATATGGGTGACCTGGTACAGATTTCCAGAGGGATTTACCGACTGGCGGAGATTGAAGGCGTTTCAAACCCCGACTTTGTTATTGTTGCCACCAGAATTCCCATTTCGGTCATCTGCCTGATATCCGCTTTGTCCTTCCATGAAATTACGACACAGATACCCCATGAAGTTTCGGTCGCAATACCAAAGGATAGCAAACCGCCTGTGATCCTTTATCCACCGATGCAATTTCATAAATTTTCTCCAGAATCCTTTCAGGCCGGCGTTGAGAGCCATCAAATCGATGGCGTTACCGTCAAGGTTTACAGCCCGGAAAAAACACTGGCGGACTGCTTTAAGTTTCGGAATAAAATTGGAATGGATGTCGTGCTTGAGGCTTTGAAACTCTACAAAAGCAGAATGAAATTCGATCATAAAAAGATATTGGAGTACGCCAAAATCTGTCGCGTGGATAAAATTGTGCTCCCCTATTTGGAAGCCAATATATGA
- a CDS encoding type II toxin-antitoxin system HicB family antitoxin, with translation MIKIEIYHDGEFYCARCIDDLDIFSQGKTLDEVVKNIKEAIILYFEDEPSDLAGFDRNPSIFSMMDLGEVHV, from the coding sequence ATGATTAAGATTGAAATATATCATGATGGTGAGTTTTATTGTGCCAGGTGTATTGATGACTTGGATATTTTCAGTCAGGGAAAAACGCTCGATGAAGTGGTTAAAAATATTAAAGAAGCGATAATTTTGTATTTTGAGGATGAGCCTTCAGATCTGGCCGGGTTTGATCGGAATCCTTCTATTTTTTCCATGATGGATTTAGGGGAAGTCCATGTCTGA
- a CDS encoding type II toxin-antitoxin system VapC family toxin yields the protein MIVLDTHIWLWWINSDERLKSAWCRHIEHADLVSVSAISLFEVSWLEKHGRIELPEPRTDWFEKALTGSGVELAPITAEIAGLAVDLTEHHSDPQDRIIIATAVSNSALLLSADTKFKYYPELQGLLVQ from the coding sequence GTGATCGTTCTTGACACCCATATTTGGTTGTGGTGGATAAATAGCGATGAACGGTTAAAATCCGCCTGGTGCAGACACATAGAACATGCGGATCTGGTGTCTGTTTCTGCCATTAGTTTGTTCGAAGTATCCTGGTTAGAAAAACATGGACGTATTGAATTGCCGGAACCTCGCACAGATTGGTTTGAAAAAGCGTTAACAGGGTCTGGTGTCGAGCTTGCGCCAATAACCGCAGAAATTGCGGGCTTAGCCGTTGATTTAACCGAACATCATAGTGACCCGCAAGATCGTATCATTATTGCGACTGCTGTTAGTAATAGTGCCTTGCTATTGTCCGCAGATACAAAATTTAAATATTATCCTGAATTACAAGGATTGCTGGTTCAATAA
- a CDS encoding antitoxin: MESTAKIFQNGRSQAVRLPKAFRFKGDEVKISKKGDRVILEPLEKSKWPEGFWDAFPVDPDFETPEALPSKEFSLDE, translated from the coding sequence ATGGAATCAACGGCAAAAATATTTCAAAATGGGCGGTCTCAAGCGGTGCGTTTGCCTAAAGCGTTCCGTTTCAAGGGGGATGAAGTCAAAATATCCAAAAAAGGGGACAGGGTGATTCTTGAACCGCTTGAGAAAAGCAAATGGCCCGAGGGGTTCTGGGATGCTTTTCCCGTGGATCCGGATTTTGAAACGCCTGAAGCACTGCCGTCAAAAGAATTCAGTCTGGATGAATAA
- a CDS encoding sugar transferase: MTRFRLIAVDFLLMTLAFLLVNQVKRGTFELPEGYCLLLGLFYGAWVVSGVVGKKFVPGEYAGGREGARTLVKSALYLAFTIAFVVVMFGMVRYSRVQVFATCGVLLGLELLVWGAAVRFGGVLQGLKIREDESGDEVPAVQDRFSVKFALVDLGLFFAAFFAVNYMKRGHFDLLAGYEQLMVMQLMLGAGAAFATQKYYVIRHRNFYFALWQWLKAGFLLMAVTGVMVYGLRLFHYSRFQGFGTVALLMVLEAVALGVYFSARKDRKKEGDIESVDQVRQALAQEPYDLNVDIETVRKRLMRPAIYKLQRSFQPDEQAFLEFLGQHVDLTDILYVETQVERSATFFALHDDYLMLRLFIGLRKLNDCRRLNVHFLSLHQMLLPGGYFAGYAHTVKTHYEWIYSRFPRPMAHAVYALDFLVHRVAPKLPWVKKVYFAVTKGKYRVISRAEVLGRLSFCGFEIIATKVIDNRFYFIVRKVKTPSADTSPTYGPLVALKRSGLGGRAVHTYKFRTMYPYSEYLQQYLSDLHGLEKGGKIENDFRKTTWGKVMRKLWLDELPMLYNWVKGDFALVGVRPLSFQYLSGYDQELQELRKKVRPGLVPPFYADLPETFEEICESERRYIKAFLEHPVRTQIRYFVKSFVNIVFKGARSK; this comes from the coding sequence ATGACACGATTCAGGCTGATTGCGGTTGATTTTTTGTTGATGACGCTGGCGTTTTTGCTGGTGAACCAGGTCAAGCGGGGGACGTTTGAGCTGCCCGAAGGGTATTGTCTGCTGCTGGGGTTGTTTTATGGGGCATGGGTGGTGTCCGGGGTGGTGGGCAAAAAATTTGTGCCCGGGGAATATGCCGGGGGCCGGGAAGGGGCCAGGACGCTGGTCAAATCAGCCCTGTATCTGGCCTTTACCATTGCGTTTGTGGTGGTGATGTTCGGGATGGTGCGGTATTCCCGGGTTCAGGTGTTTGCCACCTGCGGGGTGCTGCTGGGGCTGGAGCTGCTGGTGTGGGGGGCGGCCGTGCGGTTCGGGGGCGTGCTGCAGGGGTTAAAGATCAGGGAGGACGAATCCGGCGATGAGGTGCCGGCCGTGCAGGACCGGTTTTCGGTCAAGTTTGCCCTGGTGGATCTGGGGTTGTTTTTTGCCGCGTTTTTTGCCGTGAACTACATGAAGCGGGGGCATTTTGATCTGTTGGCCGGGTATGAACAGCTCATGGTGATGCAGCTGATGCTGGGGGCGGGGGCTGCCTTTGCCACGCAGAAATATTATGTGATCCGGCACAGGAATTTTTATTTTGCCCTGTGGCAGTGGCTCAAGGCCGGGTTTCTGCTCATGGCCGTCACCGGGGTGATGGTGTATGGGCTGCGGCTGTTTCACTATTCGCGGTTCCAGGGGTTCGGCACGGTGGCGCTGCTCATGGTGCTGGAGGCTGTGGCCTTAGGCGTGTATTTCAGTGCGCGCAAGGATCGCAAGAAGGAAGGCGATATCGAGTCCGTGGACCAGGTGCGGCAGGCTTTGGCCCAGGAGCCGTATGACCTGAATGTGGATATCGAGACCGTGCGCAAGCGGTTGATGCGGCCGGCCATCTACAAGCTGCAGCGCAGTTTTCAGCCGGATGAGCAGGCGTTTCTGGAGTTTCTTGGGCAGCATGTGGATCTGACCGATATCCTGTATGTGGAAACCCAGGTGGAGCGCAGTGCCACGTTTTTTGCCCTGCATGATGATTATCTGATGCTGCGGCTGTTCATCGGGCTGCGTAAGCTCAATGACTGCCGCAGGCTGAATGTGCATTTTCTGTCCCTGCACCAGATGCTGCTGCCGGGCGGGTATTTTGCCGGGTATGCCCATACCGTCAAAACCCATTATGAATGGATTTATTCGCGGTTTCCCCGGCCCATGGCCCATGCCGTCTATGCCCTGGATTTTCTGGTCCACCGGGTGGCACCCAAGCTGCCCTGGGTCAAAAAGGTGTATTTTGCCGTCACCAAGGGAAAATACCGGGTCATCTCCCGGGCCGAGGTGTTGGGGCGGTTGAGTTTCTGCGGGTTTGAGATCATTGCCACAAAAGTGATCGACAACCGGTTTTATTTTATCGTCCGCAAGGTCAAGACCCCGTCTGCGGACACCAGTCCCACCTATGGCCCGCTGGTGGCCCTCAAGCGGTCCGGGCTGGGGGGCAGGGCAGTGCACACCTACAAGTTCCGCACCATGTATCCTTATTCGGAATATCTCCAGCAGTACCTGTCTGACCTGCACGGGCTGGAAAAGGGCGGCAAGATCGAGAACGATTTCCGCAAGACCACCTGGGGAAAGGTGATGCGCAAGCTGTGGCTGGACGAGCTGCCCATGCTGTACAACTGGGTGAAAGGCGATTTTGCCCTGGTGGGGGTGCGGCCGTTGAGCTTCCAGTACCTGAGCGGGTATGACCAGGAATTGCAGGAGCTGCGCAAAAAAGTGCGGCCCGGCCTGGTGCCCCCGTTCTACGCCGACCTGCCCGAGACGTTCGAAGAGATCTGCGAGTCGGAACGGCGGTATATCAAGGCGTTTTTGGAGCATCCGGTGAGGACCCAGATCCGGTATTTTGTTAAGTCCTTTGTCAATATTGTCTTTAAAGGCGCAAGGAGTAAATAG
- a CDS encoding toxin-antitoxin system TumE family protein encodes MLITEYFQQIETQLADCIHILEIDLHKDKRSLHIGIIEGKIIFIDESILHFIEFVNVKQTTEVYKYSYHYQDWNGNLIFRYDMAPHHPEIETFPHHKHIQSNRLRATSPPALATVLDEITDLIA; translated from the coding sequence GTGCTTATAACAGAATATTTCCAGCAAATTGAAACTCAACTTGCTGATTGTATTCATATTCTTGAGATAGATCTCCATAAGGACAAGCGCTCATTACATATTGGTATTATTGAAGGTAAGATCATTTTTATCGATGAATCCATACTCCATTTTATTGAATTTGTAAACGTCAAACAAACAACCGAAGTGTATAAATATTCTTATCATTACCAAGATTGGAATGGAAATCTGATTTTCAGATATGATATGGCCCCGCACCACCCTGAAATAGAAACCTTTCCACATCATAAGCATATCCAATCAAACAGACTCAGAGCCACGTCCCCTCCGGCGCTTGCCACAGTACTGGATGAGATCACGGATCTGATAGCGTAA
- a CDS encoding type II toxin-antitoxin system MqsA family antitoxin: MIKKCVFCGGNEYESKKTDYLYSYKGNYLLVPNTPVEICSTCGMVFYEAAVLKKIEKHFFAIQKKEEQPDSYIQLPQMAFGEV, translated from the coding sequence ATGATTAAGAAATGTGTTTTTTGTGGCGGCAATGAATATGAATCAAAAAAAACAGATTATTTGTATTCATACAAAGGTAATTATTTGCTTGTACCAAATACTCCTGTGGAAATTTGTAGTACTTGTGGGATGGTTTTCTACGAAGCTGCTGTTTTGAAGAAGATCGAAAAGCACTTCTTTGCAATTCAAAAAAAAGAGGAACAACCTGACTCTTATATTCAATTGCCTCAAATGGCGTTTGGGGAGGTCTGA
- a CDS encoding nucleotidyl transferase AbiEii/AbiGii toxin family protein, producing MIEPANFAALVEKAMILSGRGHMRPVIEKELLHYDILFSLDKEGLLDIMTFQGGTSLRLCYGAPRFSEDLDFAGGKDFAGRQMAKMKECLEHYIGARYSLDVLVKEPRELRDEPEHDGLKVDKWQLTVVSAPGQRHLPRQRIKIEVANVPAYSRIPRALQTNYDFLPDGYGDTLVLTETLAEIMADKLVSLVNTQHYVRHRDIWDLRWLKQAGTEINHGWVNNKIDDYCVNDYDLKLESTWQRLPEIIHGEAFKSEMARFLPMDVQERTFIKDKFCDYLTSEIRGLLDEVRRGMR from the coding sequence ATGATTGAACCGGCAAATTTTGCAGCGCTGGTGGAGAAAGCCATGATCCTGTCCGGGCGTGGCCATATGCGGCCGGTGATCGAGAAGGAATTGCTGCACTATGACATTCTTTTCAGTCTCGACAAAGAAGGGCTGCTTGATATCATGACCTTTCAGGGCGGAACATCGCTTCGTTTGTGCTATGGCGCCCCCCGCTTCAGTGAAGATCTTGACTTTGCCGGTGGCAAAGATTTTGCCGGCCGGCAGATGGCGAAGATGAAAGAATGTCTTGAGCACTACATCGGCGCGCGCTACAGTCTCGATGTGCTGGTCAAGGAGCCCCGCGAATTGAGGGATGAACCTGAGCACGACGGGTTAAAGGTTGATAAATGGCAGCTTACAGTCGTAAGCGCGCCTGGACAGAGACACTTGCCCAGACAGCGGATCAAGATTGAAGTGGCCAATGTTCCTGCGTATTCCCGTATTCCCAGGGCCCTGCAAACCAATTATGACTTTCTGCCGGATGGGTATGGCGACACGCTGGTTCTGACTGAAACGCTTGCCGAGATTATGGCTGACAAGCTGGTGTCCCTGGTCAATACCCAGCATTATGTACGTCACCGGGATATTTGGGATTTGCGCTGGTTGAAGCAGGCAGGGACGGAAATCAACCATGGGTGGGTGAACAACAAGATCGATGATTACTGCGTCAATGATTATGACCTCAAGCTGGAAAGTACCTGGCAGCGGTTGCCGGAGATCATTCACGGCGAAGCTTTCAAGTCGGAAATGGCGCGTTTCCTGCCGATGGACGTTCAGGAAAGAACTTTTATAAAAGATAAGTTCTGCGATTATCTGACCAGTGAAATCAGGGGTTTGCTGGATGAGGTCAGACGGGGGATGAGGTAA
- a CDS encoding ribbon-helix-helix protein, CopG family — MQNATLHIKVKPEIAKGLKLLSKKRETSVGELIRQAVFSCYQLELLGLNQIQQQAIAAFQGRYISLGKLAEEMGMNVLDIRTWLEEHDIVQNNSFQESDIENA; from the coding sequence ATGCAAAACGCTACTTTACATATTAAAGTAAAACCCGAAATAGCCAAAGGCCTAAAACTACTATCAAAAAAAAGAGAGACCTCTGTTGGAGAACTTATAAGACAAGCTGTTTTTTCATGCTATCAGCTTGAGCTTCTTGGGCTCAATCAAATACAACAACAGGCGATTGCGGCATTTCAGGGCAGATATATCAGCCTTGGAAAACTGGCCGAAGAAATGGGAATGAATGTTTTGGATATCCGTACCTGGCTCGAAGAACACGATATTGTACAAAATAATTCCTTTCAGGAAAGCGACATAGAAAATGCCTGA
- a CDS encoding toxin-antitoxin system TumE family protein, which yields MEVFSLLDSSPIVLTYRIVDFKYWETGSYVKMQIVLIDNSVLHVREYNDEFERNYSFHWQNSQGAFVMRWDNAPHHRHLKTYPNHMHRNDLIEESDVITLKDVLKYITSCI from the coding sequence ATGGAAGTATTCAGTTTACTTGATTCCTCTCCCATCGTTCTGACATACAGAATTGTCGATTTCAAGTATTGGGAAACCGGCTCGTATGTCAAAATGCAAATTGTGCTCATAGATAACAGTGTCTTACATGTCCGCGAATATAATGATGAATTCGAACGAAATTATTCTTTTCACTGGCAGAACTCCCAGGGCGCATTTGTGATGCGATGGGATAATGCACCTCATCATAGACATTTGAAAACATATCCGAACCATATGCACAGAAATGACCTCATTGAAGAAAGTGACGTCATTACGCTCAAAGACGTATTGAAATATATAACATCCTGTATTTGA
- a CDS encoding type II toxin-antitoxin system HicA family toxin: MSEKMPVVSGKTLIRFLESIGYEITRQRGSHVRLVKSTMAGNHKITIPNHNPVAKGTLSDILSKVSLWCQIDKQHLVAKLKEF; encoded by the coding sequence ATGTCTGAAAAGATGCCGGTTGTATCCGGAAAAACGCTGATTCGTTTTCTGGAATCCATAGGCTATGAAATTACAAGGCAAAGAGGCAGCCATGTAAGGCTTGTAAAATCGACAATGGCTGGAAATCATAAAATTACTATCCCCAATCATAATCCCGTTGCAAAAGGCACCTTGTCGGATATTTTGAGCAAAGTTTCTCTCTGGTGTCAGATCGATAAACAGCACCTGGTCGCAAAATTGAAAGAATTTTGA